The Candidatus Latescibacterota bacterium genome includes a region encoding these proteins:
- the dprA gene encoding DNA-processing protein DprA, producing the protein MAKVMEPGHIVSMLRSRPGRDRLAAMIGRDVNEPPGRILRDRLEFIGKKRQGALAIDDPGYPSILREIGQPPPLIYYAGDPAVLNRPSLCVVGSRRATRKGLLTARQLGSDIAGAGFTVTSGMARGIDSEAHRGALETSGKTTAVLGCGIDVPYPPENASLAVDIARVGCLVSEFHPGTPPQRYHFPMRNRIMSGLSLGVIVVEAGSRSGATGTAGWAADHGREVFAVPGHPTEKGSEGPNRLLKEGAWLVDSSRDIFDIIKPPGHHDPVTGESKEAGLSHARDEMNGEERMIYSALEADPKHVDELVRICHISATSAMSLLTDLELRGLAEAGGNGMWALPEKTVRRIVGGDNWRKTGTKEVKNRKRLL; encoded by the coding sequence ATGGCGAAAGTCATGGAGCCGGGCCATATCGTCTCGATGCTGAGAAGCAGGCCCGGAAGGGACAGGCTTGCCGCGATGATCGGCAGGGATGTGAACGAGCCGCCAGGAAGAATTCTTCGCGATCGACTGGAATTTATCGGGAAGAAAAGGCAGGGAGCGCTGGCGATAGACGACCCCGGATATCCATCGATACTTCGCGAGATCGGACAGCCACCTCCGCTTATCTATTATGCCGGTGATCCCGCGGTTCTGAACAGGCCCTCATTGTGTGTCGTTGGATCGAGACGCGCGACCAGGAAGGGACTGCTTACAGCCAGACAGCTCGGTAGTGATATAGCCGGTGCCGGATTCACGGTGACAAGCGGGATGGCGAGGGGAATAGACAGCGAAGCTCACAGGGGCGCGCTCGAAACCAGTGGAAAGACAACGGCTGTTCTCGGATGTGGGATAGACGTTCCCTATCCGCCCGAGAATGCTTCTCTGGCTGTGGATATCGCTCGTGTCGGATGCCTTGTCTCAGAATTTCATCCCGGGACTCCTCCCCAGAGATATCATTTCCCAATGAGGAACAGGATCATGAGTGGACTATCGCTTGGAGTTATAGTCGTTGAGGCAGGAAGCAGGAGTGGCGCGACTGGTACGGCGGGATGGGCCGCTGACCACGGCAGAGAGGTCTTTGCTGTGCCTGGCCATCCAACGGAAAAGGGAAGCGAGGGCCCCAACAGACTCCTGAAGGAAGGAGCCTGGCTGGTCGACAGTTCGCGCGATATATTCGATATCATCAAACCACCCGGACATCATGATCCGGTGACAGGAGAGTCGAAAGAAGCGGGTCTATCTCACGCAAGGGATGAAATGAATGGCGAAGAGAGGATGATATATTCTGCTCTTGAAGCTGACCCGAAACATGTTGATGAGCTGGTACGAATCTGTCATATTTCAGCGACTTCAGCTATGTCGCTTCTCACGGACCTTGAATTGAGAGGCCTCGCGGAAGCTGGTGGAAACGGGATGTGGGCGCTGCCGGAAAAAACCGTGCGACGCATCGTCGGAGGAGACAATTGGCGAAAAACCGGGACGAAGGAAGTGAAAAACCGAAAAAGACTGTTGTGA
- a CDS encoding ferritin family protein encodes MTDGKSLDFNNVDEVFDYAIEKEKEARDFYLEWAGKIEKPAIQKVFTEFAAQEEGHMKLFTSMKEGHAETRPETKAVDLHLTDYLIEAEPTENMGYREALRVAIQREQAAMDLYSAFAKATKSPEIASTMETLVAEETKHKNRLESIYDDDFYPEN; translated from the coding sequence ATGACCGACGGGAAATCACTTGATTTCAACAATGTTGACGAAGTGTTCGATTATGCGATCGAAAAAGAAAAGGAAGCTCGCGATTTCTATCTGGAGTGGGCGGGAAAGATCGAAAAGCCAGCGATCCAGAAAGTATTCACTGAGTTTGCCGCGCAGGAAGAAGGGCACATGAAGCTCTTCACTTCGATGAAGGAAGGACACGCCGAAACGAGGCCGGAGACCAAGGCAGTCGACCTGCATCTTACCGATTACCTGATCGAGGCGGAACCGACCGAAAATATGGGGTACAGAGAAGCTCTAAGGGTCGCGATCCAGAGAGAGCAGGCCGCCATGGATCTTTACAGCGCGTTCGCAAAGGCCACAAAATCTCCTGAGATAGCCTCTACGATGGAAACACTCGTTGCCGAAGAGACCAAGCACAAAAACAGACTCGAATCTATATATGACGACGATTTCTATCCCGAGAACTGA
- a CDS encoding DUF1624 domain-containing protein, with protein MADERYLPIDIMRGITMAAMVLVNTPGSWAHIYPQLRHSAWHGCTIADLVFPSFLFVAGLSMAFSFSRRGMERKARLARIGRRVAIIFVAGLFINAYPFQAGPGDIRIMGVLQRIALAWGLAAVGAVFIRRKGLAILSVGILIAYWIAVSWFGGSDPWSLEGNLVRHVDLLVLGERHMWSGFGIPFDPEGILSTLPAVVSVIAGYIAGGPAASAMAESRQSGIMVIPGLLLMAAGLLWGTVQPVSKPLWTGSYVLLTAGISILMMSAIVWITEVKRWRRWGWPASVFGANPLLLFLISALWVRTISGLVRFGASDVGSGKVSLYNFLYDSVFRPVAGEMNGSLLFAVFHLILYWLMLYFLHRGRVFVKA; from the coding sequence ATGGCTGATGAGAGATATCTTCCGATCGACATAATGCGCGGGATCACCATGGCGGCAATGGTACTGGTAAACACGCCGGGTAGTTGGGCCCATATATACCCCCAGTTGAGGCACTCCGCGTGGCATGGATGTACAATAGCGGATCTCGTCTTTCCCTCTTTCCTGTTCGTCGCCGGCCTGTCCATGGCATTTTCATTCTCGAGAAGGGGAATGGAGAGGAAGGCAAGGCTGGCGAGGATAGGGCGAAGGGTCGCAATCATCTTCGTAGCCGGATTATTCATAAACGCCTATCCATTTCAGGCAGGACCGGGTGATATAAGGATAATGGGGGTCCTGCAGAGAATTGCCCTGGCATGGGGACTGGCAGCAGTGGGGGCTGTATTTATAAGGAGGAAGGGGCTGGCCATCCTTTCTGTCGGAATACTGATAGCGTACTGGATAGCTGTCAGCTGGTTCGGAGGTAGTGACCCATGGTCGCTGGAAGGGAATCTCGTCAGGCATGTGGATCTCCTGGTGTTGGGAGAAAGACATATGTGGAGCGGGTTCGGGATACCGTTCGATCCGGAAGGCATATTAAGCACTCTGCCCGCTGTGGTGAGTGTCATTGCGGGGTACATCGCGGGCGGCCCGGCTGCTTCGGCAATGGCAGAGAGCAGACAATCGGGGATCATGGTCATCCCGGGCTTACTGCTTATGGCTGCCGGATTATTGTGGGGAACGGTTCAACCGGTCAGCAAACCCCTCTGGACCGGATCATATGTGCTTCTGACGGCTGGAATATCGATTCTCATGATGTCAGCGATCGTATGGATCACGGAAGTCAAGAGGTGGAGAAGATGGGGATGGCCGGCATCTGTATTCGGGGCGAATCCTCTTCTTCTGTTTCTGATCTCAGCTCTCTGGGTGAGGACGATATCGGGATTAGTCAGGTTTGGCGCGAGTGACGTGGGAAGCGGAAAGGTCTCCCTTTACAATTTTCTTTACGATTCCGTATTCAGACCTGTCGCGGGGGAAATGAACGGGTCTCTGCTCTTTGCTGTTTTTCATCTCATTCTGTACTGGTTGATGCTGTATTTTCTCCATAGAGGGAGGGTCTTTGTAAAGGCCTGA
- a CDS encoding DUF362 domain-containing protein yields MAKNRDEGSEKPKKTVVSVTRSASYEGGQLRGAIEESLAPFGGLGAFVKSGQRVLLKPNLLSAKAPDRAITTHPDFVRAIALMVREKGAEPVIGDSPGGAIRGIQRVWNNTGITDMAASEGIELVNFEASGLKEIESGEYRLYISKPVLDADVIINLAKLKTHTLTLLTCGVKNIFGVVPGFRKAEYHKIYPKPEQFAGMLVELYRFVNPALTIVDGILSMEGNGPSSGMARNTGVIIAGKDAVAVDAVAARMIGFEEGQVDTTRIAGLRNIGTASISGIEITGNGRDERPEGFQLPSNRGIRLIPGPLVKMIAPLVWLKLEIDPERCTKCEQCLKSCPVGAIDHKGDILKVDHKNCIQCMCCHELCPEDSIDIRMSWLARLFA; encoded by the coding sequence TTGGCGAAAAACCGGGACGAAGGAAGTGAAAAACCGAAAAAGACTGTTGTGAGCGTGACGCGTAGTGCGAGTTACGAGGGGGGACAGTTACGTGGGGCGATCGAAGAAAGCCTCGCGCCATTCGGCGGCCTGGGCGCTTTCGTCAAGTCAGGGCAGCGCGTCCTGTTGAAACCCAATCTGCTTTCAGCCAAGGCTCCTGACAGGGCAATAACTACACATCCCGATTTTGTCAGAGCGATAGCCTTGATGGTAAGGGAAAAAGGCGCCGAACCTGTTATCGGTGACAGCCCGGGGGGCGCCATCAGGGGTATACAACGGGTGTGGAACAATACAGGTATTACTGATATGGCCGCCTCTGAGGGCATCGAACTGGTGAACTTCGAGGCATCCGGCCTAAAGGAAATCGAATCGGGAGAGTATAGACTCTATATATCAAAACCAGTCCTTGACGCCGACGTGATAATCAATCTGGCCAAGTTGAAGACTCATACTCTGACTTTACTTACCTGTGGCGTGAAGAATATCTTCGGAGTAGTCCCCGGTTTCCGAAAGGCCGAGTACCACAAGATCTATCCGAAGCCTGAGCAATTTGCCGGGATGCTGGTGGAACTGTATAGATTCGTCAATCCCGCGCTGACGATCGTGGACGGAATACTTTCTATGGAAGGAAATGGTCCCAGTTCGGGGATGGCCAGGAATACGGGAGTCATAATCGCCGGGAAAGACGCAGTCGCAGTAGATGCGGTCGCTGCCCGGATGATAGGGTTTGAAGAGGGACAGGTCGATACTACGAGGATCGCCGGATTGCGGAATATAGGAACGGCAAGTATCTCCGGGATCGAGATAACCGGAAACGGAAGGGATGAGAGGCCGGAAGGTTTCCAGCTTCCTTCGAACAGGGGGATCAGGCTGATTCCGGGTCCCCTGGTTAAAATGATCGCTCCGCTTGTCTGGCTCAAGCTCGAGATCGATCCGGAGAGATGTACGAAATGTGAACAATGTCTGAAGAGCTGCCCCGTAGGCGCCATCGATCATAAAGGGGATATCCTGAAAGTCGATCATAAGAATTGTATTCAGTGCATGTGTTGTCATGAATTATGTCCAGAGGACTCGATCGATATCAGGATGAGCTGGCTCGCAAGGTTGTTTGCCTGA
- a CDS encoding lysophospholipid acyltransferase family protein, with protein sequence MSRWKKIRHRFELAGVRFLIFLPSVFPLKMSVRLSSFLGILAFDVFRIRRRVSLDNIGRAFGDSMTDSVRIKTVRRSYINFAKSMVEFASLQRPDPERLLKLVSIRGRENIDDALAMGRGVVVVTGHFGSWEFLGAAAIAHGLPADFLVGEQSNTLVDDLMNGLRMKAGIGIISRGAGARGIFGSLKKGRMVAILSDQDARKHGVFADFFGIPASTFPGAAQFAYRTGAPISFCYIVRQADESHETVFLPPIMVDSAADKDTEILRLTAAHVKALEDAVRKHPDHYFWAHRRWKTKPPE encoded by the coding sequence ATGAGTAGATGGAAGAAGATCAGGCACAGGTTCGAACTTGCTGGAGTACGGTTCCTGATCTTTCTCCCGTCCGTTTTTCCGCTGAAAATGTCTGTCAGGCTTTCATCCTTTCTCGGAATCCTGGCGTTTGACGTTTTCCGGATCAGACGCAGAGTCTCACTGGACAACATCGGCCGTGCTTTCGGTGATTCGATGACAGACAGTGTCAGAATAAAGACGGTAAGAAGGTCTTACATCAACTTCGCCAAGTCGATGGTCGAGTTCGCTTCCCTTCAAAGGCCCGATCCCGAAAGACTTTTGAAGCTGGTATCGATAAGGGGACGTGAGAATATAGACGATGCGCTGGCTATGGGCAGGGGAGTAGTCGTGGTGACCGGACATTTCGGGAGCTGGGAATTTCTGGGCGCGGCTGCCATAGCGCACGGCCTGCCAGCGGATTTTCTTGTAGGTGAACAGTCGAATACTCTGGTGGACGATCTGATGAATGGCCTCAGGATGAAAGCCGGAATAGGGATAATCTCAAGAGGAGCAGGCGCGAGGGGGATCTTCGGCTCTCTGAAAAAGGGGAGGATGGTGGCGATTCTCTCCGATCAGGATGCCAGGAAACACGGTGTCTTTGCGGATTTTTTCGGAATACCCGCTTCGACTTTTCCAGGCGCCGCTCAATTTGCCTACAGGACAGGGGCTCCGATCTCATTCTGCTACATAGTGAGGCAGGCTGACGAATCACATGAAACAGTCTTTTTGCCACCGATAATGGTGGATTCTGCCGCGGACAAGGATACGGAAATACTCAGGCTGACCGCGGCTCATGTAAAAGCCCTGGAAGACGCCGTAAGAAAACATCCCGACCATTATTTCTGGGCTCACCGGAGATGGAAGACAAAACCACCTGAATGA
- the rfaE2 gene encoding D-glycero-beta-D-manno-heptose 1-phosphate adenylyltransferase, with protein MSGSEERILKREQLLRFREENGDRRIVFTNGCFDIIHRGHVELLEQARALGDCLVVGMNSDESVKKLKGAPRPLVSADDRAFVLLGLGSVDYVTVFGEDTPLETITALRPDVLVKGSEYGEGEIVGEDFVTQAGGKVERIRMVAGYSTTSLIEKMKQERK; from the coding sequence GTGTCCGGGTCAGAGGAGAGAATACTGAAAAGGGAACAGCTGCTCCGCTTCAGGGAGGAGAATGGAGACCGCAGGATCGTCTTCACAAATGGCTGTTTCGATATAATACATCGCGGACATGTCGAATTGCTGGAGCAGGCGAGGGCTTTAGGTGACTGTCTTGTCGTTGGGATGAACAGCGACGAATCTGTCAAAAAGCTTAAGGGTGCACCGCGCCCGCTGGTCAGCGCTGATGACCGGGCATTCGTTCTGCTGGGACTCGGCAGCGTCGATTATGTTACAGTCTTCGGCGAAGACACACCGCTGGAGACGATCACCGCCCTTCGGCCGGATGTTCTGGTAAAGGGTAGTGAGTATGGAGAGGGAGAGATCGTCGGCGAGGACTTCGTCACGCAGGCCGGCGGTAAAGTTGAAAGGATAAGGATGGTCGCGGGATACTCGACCACAAGTCTTATAGAGAAGATGAAGCAGGAAAGAAAATAA
- a CDS encoding pyridoxal-phosphate dependent enzyme gives MRNQKVEFIDIIEAGERIAPWINRTPVMTCSTLDGMVGAELYFKCENFQKAGAFKSRGAVNAVFSLSDKDASRGVATHSSGNHAAALARAAAARGIPAYIVMPGTAPDIKKEAVYGYGGKITFCEPTLQAREDELAKIVETTGASFIHPYDDPRVIAGQGTAAVEFLEDVPDLDLLVTPVGGGGLLSGTAIAARHIRPEAEVYGGEPVGADDAYRSFKKGELIPSVSPDTIADGLLTSLSERTFSIIRELVTDIVRVDDDSIRSAMMLVWERMKIIIEPSAAVPLAAVMGRGLDVEGRKAGIFFSGGNVSLEIDGCS, from the coding sequence TTGCGCAACCAGAAAGTCGAATTCATAGACATAATTGAAGCTGGCGAAAGGATCGCTCCCTGGATCAATCGTACTCCGGTAATGACCTGTTCCACACTTGACGGGATGGTGGGGGCGGAGCTTTACTTTAAATGTGAGAATTTTCAGAAGGCAGGGGCGTTCAAGTCGAGGGGCGCGGTGAATGCTGTGTTTTCGTTGTCAGATAAAGACGCATCACGAGGAGTAGCTACTCATTCCAGTGGGAACCACGCGGCGGCTCTGGCAAGAGCTGCCGCAGCGAGAGGCATCCCGGCGTACATCGTGATGCCGGGGACCGCTCCCGATATTAAAAAAGAGGCCGTCTATGGATATGGAGGCAAAATTACGTTCTGCGAGCCCACGCTTCAGGCGAGGGAAGACGAACTGGCGAAGATAGTGGAGACTACCGGGGCCTCTTTTATTCATCCATACGATGATCCCAGGGTAATAGCTGGCCAGGGCACAGCGGCCGTGGAGTTTCTGGAGGACGTCCCGGACCTCGATCTTCTCGTCACTCCTGTCGGAGGAGGAGGGCTGCTGAGTGGTACAGCGATAGCGGCCAGGCATATCAGGCCGGAAGCTGAGGTGTACGGGGGAGAACCGGTCGGCGCGGATGACGCGTACAGATCTTTCAAAAAAGGTGAATTGATACCTTCTGTATCGCCCGATACCATCGCCGACGGACTGCTCACCTCATTGAGTGAAAGGACATTTTCGATAATCCGCGAACTGGTAACTGATATCGTGAGGGTAGACGATGACAGTATCAGGTCGGCGATGATGCTGGTCTGGGAGAGGATGAAGATAATCATAGAACCTTCCGCGGCAGTACCGCTTGCTGCTGTGATGGGTAGGGGGCTTGATGTTGAGGGCAGGAAAGCAGGGATATTCTTCAGCGGCGGGAACGTCAGCCTTGAGATTGATGGCTGTTCCTGA
- a CDS encoding SIMPL domain-containing protein (The SIMPL domain is named for its presence in mouse protein SIMPL (signalling molecule that associates with mouse pelle-like kinase). Bacterial member BP26, from Brucella, was shown to assemble into a channel-like structure, while YggE from E. coli has been associated with resistance to oxidative stress.): MKNVFSLLLISIVLAVSLMSPGLVLGGEIATSGHGTASVYPDNAVVSFSIITRDRESEKVTHENAEKYERVISGLKKAGFDKEQVVSSSFMVNTEYDYKTSPGRPVVSGYVANHRIRVKTGDLARLGKLIDAAMEGGATEMNGIKYDSSRIDEIRREAISIAVRNAIADAVAMAAAAGGKLGELINLGTPEANRIPVMENMRYKAMADGPATNIAPDELTVSVTVTGKWVFIRNSE, translated from the coding sequence ATGAAGAATGTATTCTCCCTGCTACTGATCTCTATTGTGCTGGCAGTGTCGCTGATGTCTCCCGGACTCGTTCTGGGAGGGGAGATCGCGACAAGCGGACATGGTACTGCCAGTGTCTATCCGGATAATGCTGTAGTCAGTTTCTCCATAATAACGAGAGACAGAGAATCGGAAAAGGTTACGCACGAAAACGCAGAGAAGTACGAACGGGTGATATCCGGACTTAAGAAGGCGGGATTCGATAAAGAGCAGGTAGTATCTTCATCATTTATGGTGAATACAGAATACGACTACAAGACCAGTCCAGGACGCCCGGTAGTCTCCGGGTATGTCGCGAATCACAGGATAAGGGTGAAGACAGGCGACCTTGCGAGGCTGGGAAAACTGATAGACGCGGCCATGGAAGGTGGAGCCACGGAGATGAATGGGATAAAGTACGATTCTTCCAGAATAGATGAGATCCGCAGAGAAGCCATTTCTATAGCGGTGAGAAATGCTATCGCTGACGCGGTCGCTATGGCCGCGGCGGCTGGCGGAAAACTTGGTGAGCTGATAAATCTGGGGACACCGGAGGCGAACAGGATCCCGGTCATGGAAAATATGAGGTATAAGGCCATGGCTGACGGGCCCGCGACAAATATTGCTCCTGACGAATTGACTGTCAGTGTCACAGTGACCGGAAAGTGGGTCTTCATCCGGAATAGTGAATGA
- a CDS encoding outer membrane protein transport protein, which translates to MKSRMIFSVILILSVMFVIVPDASATNGMNLEGYGPIAHAMGGASFGYWNGTAAMMGNPATLSFLKDNYWLDIAVGFLGPDVDATVTTSMGAMDAESASDAFYMPALGFLMRRGEMTFGLGIYSQGGMGTEYGSDSWMSDPSMGSNDALENGLVNRSEVGVGRVILPFTYDVNKKFSIGASIDFVWAGMDLQMGMSEAQFLDLANPAAQNIGTVSGSMAESFGMMYEPFGGTGIQELHHAYFDFTNDSDFTGEAKGTGFAGKIGAVYAVNPKLTLGATYHSKTFLGDLESDNASMSMGVDIDDGVLMGGAPSGNYVDYVIDVSGKISVKDFEWPAMFGIGAALEATDRLMIACDLKMIQWSSVMEDFKMVFEADDVATNGGFAGQDLSATLFQNWDDQFVISIGGAFDVTESLVIRAGYNYGKNPVPDKYLNALFPAIVENHITFGAGYYFAENRAVNLSMVTATSAEYENAGDGSGIPPVESTHSQFNWQLMFSTGF; encoded by the coding sequence ATGAAATCGCGCATGATTTTTTCAGTTATTCTTATTCTTTCGGTCATGTTTGTCATCGTGCCGGATGCGTCCGCCACGAACGGGATGAACCTGGAGGGCTACGGCCCGATAGCCCATGCCATGGGAGGTGCCTCGTTCGGTTACTGGAACGGCACAGCGGCCATGATGGGTAACCCGGCCACCCTCTCCTTTTTGAAAGATAATTACTGGCTGGACATTGCTGTAGGGTTTCTTGGCCCCGATGTCGACGCGACTGTTACGACCTCTATGGGCGCGATGGATGCCGAATCAGCAAGCGACGCCTTCTACATGCCTGCTCTCGGTTTTCTGATGCGCCGTGGCGAGATGACCTTCGGCCTCGGAATATACAGCCAGGGGGGAATGGGCACCGAATACGGGAGCGATTCATGGATGTCCGACCCCAGCATGGGTTCGAACGATGCTCTCGAGAACGGCCTGGTCAACAGGTCCGAAGTCGGAGTAGGGCGTGTTATCCTCCCCTTCACCTACGATGTTAATAAAAAATTCAGCATCGGCGCCAGCATCGATTTCGTCTGGGCAGGGATGGACCTTCAGATGGGTATGAGCGAAGCGCAGTTTTTGGACCTCGCCAATCCCGCCGCTCAGAATATCGGCACAGTCTCAGGCAGCATGGCGGAATCATTCGGGATGATGTACGAACCGTTCGGCGGTACCGGCATCCAGGAACTACATCATGCCTATTTCGATTTCACCAACGACAGCGATTTCACCGGTGAAGCTAAAGGAACAGGATTCGCCGGCAAGATCGGGGCTGTGTATGCAGTCAATCCGAAACTGACGCTCGGCGCGACTTACCATTCGAAGACCTTTCTCGGTGACCTCGAATCAGATAACGCCAGCATGTCTATGGGTGTAGACATCGATGACGGAGTACTGATGGGTGGAGCCCCGTCCGGCAACTATGTGGATTATGTCATCGACGTCTCCGGAAAGATCTCAGTCAAAGATTTCGAGTGGCCGGCGATGTTCGGTATTGGCGCCGCGCTGGAAGCTACGGACAGATTGATGATCGCCTGTGATCTGAAAATGATCCAGTGGTCCAGTGTGATGGAAGATTTCAAGATGGTCTTCGAGGCCGATGATGTCGCGACGAACGGCGGATTCGCCGGACAGGACCTGAGCGCCACACTATTCCAGAACTGGGACGACCAGTTCGTGATCTCTATCGGCGGCGCTTTCGACGTGACCGAGTCACTGGTCATCCGGGCAGGATACAATTACGGAAAGAACCCTGTACCGGACAAGTATCTCAATGCTCTTTTCCCCGCGATCGTAGAGAACCACATCACCTTCGGTGCTGGATACTATTTCGCGGAGAACCGGGCCGTCAACCTGTCCATGGTGACAGCGACCTCAGCCGAATACGAAAACGCAGGCGACGGATCCGGCATTCCTCCGGTCGAGTCCACGCACAGTCAGTTCAACTGGCAGCTGATGTTCAGCACTGGATTCTGA
- a CDS encoding DUF3467 domain-containing protein, with product MQKQPQKQIQVELDEKAAEGIYSNLVLTGNTPSEFILDFARMLPGLKKAKVHSRIIMTPQSAKSLLEVLGRTVLQYEKNFGEIKIHGGKGSSTIGFHSGHPLPGDKKTN from the coding sequence ATGCAGAAACAACCTCAAAAACAGATACAGGTCGAACTGGATGAAAAAGCCGCAGAAGGCATCTATTCGAATCTTGTACTCACGGGAAACACACCCTCCGAGTTCATCCTTGATTTTGCCCGGATGCTTCCAGGCCTGAAAAAGGCGAAGGTACATTCAAGAATAATAATGACTCCCCAGTCAGCAAAATCACTTCTGGAAGTCCTCGGCAGGACCGTGTTGCAATACGAAAAGAATTTCGGAGAGATAAAGATCCATGGTGGAAAAGGGAGTTCGACTATCGGATTTCATTCCGGCCATCCTCTCCCCGGTGATAAAAAGACCAATTGA
- the rfaE1 gene encoding D-glycero-beta-D-manno-heptose-7-phosphate kinase yields MKRRKAKSICGKIGRSSVVVIGDLMLDRYFWGQVDRISPEAPVPVVNVERTNVRPGGAANVAWNLISLGCEPRLIGLLGRDGQAREIRGLLSAQSISPEYLVADSKRVTTEKIRIVAHNQQVVRADFESDGEVQGSVLGRLGKAIDRAVEGAGAVIVSDYGKGVVTMPVMDRVRELCLDNDIPLIIDPKEGHFDLYKGAWALTPNLKEAGGFYNTKIRNSEALDKVGRDLLRDLEAHSVLITRGEEGMTLFEEGKRSRHFPTRASEVFDVTGAGDTVISVLAAGLAAGASIYDSIELANAAAGIVVKELGTATVNEKELAGSFPV; encoded by the coding sequence GTGAAGAGAAGGAAAGCAAAAAGTATCTGCGGAAAGATAGGCAGGTCGTCGGTCGTAGTGATCGGAGACCTGATGCTCGACCGATATTTCTGGGGGCAGGTGGACCGGATCAGTCCTGAAGCTCCCGTGCCGGTAGTAAATGTCGAAAGGACGAACGTGCGTCCCGGCGGCGCTGCCAACGTCGCGTGGAACCTCATCTCACTGGGTTGCGAACCCAGATTGATAGGTCTTCTGGGAAGGGACGGCCAGGCGAGGGAGATAAGAGGACTTCTTTCCGCTCAGAGCATATCACCGGAATATCTCGTTGCTGATTCGAAGAGAGTCACGACAGAGAAGATCCGGATCGTCGCGCACAACCAGCAGGTCGTGAGGGCCGATTTCGAATCAGACGGTGAAGTGCAAGGATCCGTTCTCGGGAGACTCGGGAAGGCGATCGACCGAGCTGTCGAGGGAGCAGGCGCGGTCATCGTGTCTGATTACGGCAAGGGTGTGGTGACGATGCCTGTGATGGACAGAGTGAGAGAGCTGTGCCTGGACAATGACATTCCCCTGATCATCGATCCCAAGGAGGGCCACTTCGACCTTTATAAAGGCGCATGGGCACTCACTCCAAATCTCAAGGAAGCGGGCGGCTTCTATAATACGAAGATCAGGAACTCCGAAGCCCTGGATAAGGTCGGCAGGGACCTGCTTCGCGACCTCGAAGCACATTCCGTTCTCATCACCCGTGGTGAGGAGGGCATGACCCTTTTTGAAGAGGGAAAAAGGTCGAGGCATTTTCCGACGAGAGCCAGCGAGGTCTTCGATGTGACCGGTGCTGGAGACACGGTGATCAGCGTGCTTGCGGCCGGGCTGGCCGCGGGCGCCTCAATATATGATTCTATCGAACTGGCAAACGCTGCCGCGGGAATAGTGGTGAAAGAACTGGGTACCGCGACTGTAAACGAAAAGGAACTGGCCGGTTCTTTCCCCGTCTGA